AACATGTCACAGCTGACAGCAGAACCCTGAATACCTCTGGCTTGACTCTGAACGTGAAGTCTTCTTTGTTATTGAACTTAGCACATTTTTCCAGATACTTGTAAGCTGTGTTTGGCTTATTATTTGCTATGAGCCACCGGGCCGATTCAGGGATCCACCTATGAAAAATCAACCAATTATTCTCAACACATAGAAAGCTTCTCTCAACCAGAAAAAATTACATCAACATCATGTTGATCTAAAAATCTACAGGTAAGCTACAGATATTCTTATACCTTGATtgatagagcattgcattagcaggaCAAAGATCATCAGTTTGATTCCCAAAAAACAATCATAACAAATAGCTTAAATGCAGTGTAAAATGCGTTGGATAAAGGGATTTGCCAGATGTATAAATGCAAACACCATAGaaacaatgtttttataaagaACAAAGCATAGCCAAAAATAGGCAGTATGGGGACTAAAGGATGAAGATCAAAGCACGTTGCATGTAAGAGGTCTTGGAGGTGCTTATGGACGTCAGTAATGCCACATTtgagttttgttgttgttgacttAGAAAACATAACTTTTTCCAGCTGGGAAAAACATgaccttaaaggcagggtgcatgatctctgaaagccagtgttgacatttgaaatcacctaaacaaacacgcccctaccccaataggaTCCGgacgccccacacatacgcaatccAGGcatactgctgattggctacaatagtgtttttcaaaaattatgCACCCCGTCTTTAACTGGCCCTCCGTAGACGTATGGCATGCAGTGCTGTTTCCTTACCACCAGGTGGCAGCTGCAAGTAGAAGTGGAGAAGTGATGGTAATAATCAGCATCCTCCAATCAGTAACCATATACGCAAAACCTGCCAGCATCATGTTTCCTATAGCCCAGGCCAGACTGCCAAACACTGCGACAAATGTACGGTGTTTAGTGTCAACCCATTCAATACCTGCAGAATACAAAAAACTGTGTTTTAATCAGCATTACAATCTTTATTACTTCGTTTAGAAGAATTATTTagtcttttttttcaaaagtgaggTGAATTTGGAGAATTTTGAAAAACCtgcagctttaaaactgaagtCTTTCATTATATGCTCAGACTTATTTAGTTCTGGTTAATTCTGGGTAtacaccaaaatattttttacatcttataagattttcaaaatgtgatagaccacaTGAGGATAAAAATCCTAGATTTTACCGctttgctcctatagtgtgtggtgtgccatgatgtgtcaaagacagcacatACACGAACAGATTGTCAACCAGAGTCttgactgtgaacacaggaaatcttgCAAAATCTTgcgagacttcagaataagcatggcggatgatatgcaggaagaaatttcaaagatagtgtttggaatgattttcaAAGAAAATTCACGGGAAAAAATGAAAACGGTTTGGGTGAAGTCGTGCAGACAGAGGGTCCATCTCTGCTGtccacatcaacttcactttgtgctgcgCCATGACTGCGTCCGTTTTTcatcatctcgctttctgacTGGATATTGATTCGTTTCACATGATAATCTTAAAAGTGTGCACGCGTTTGTCCTCGGGGTTTTCCCCACACACTAGGATTttgatcgtaaatattaaacatgtttaatatttacaatttgCGATCGAGGCAGCTCCGACGTTTTTCCGATCAGGTttggacactcttaacacaccgtacaccaagggaaaatctgataaaatGATCTAtagaaccatcaagataatcgagacatagctaggattgtcggaagcggcccaaaatcagcccgattatcttttggtgtgtaccagCATTAGAGGCATAGGATGGTCAGATGAAATGTGGAGGAAGATGTTATGCTTTGGCAATGTAAATTGTAAATTTTTTAACATATCAATAAAGCTATGTGGACTTGAGAGAAGAAGGtaatacaaaattttaatgTTTCAGAGAAGAGGGAAAGACTTACTGAGCACAACTGATATGTTTGTGATACCCGTCAGTGCAAATCCACTGAAGAAGCGGAAGACGGCGAACATAATATAGGTGGTGGAGAAAGCGCTAGCAGCACTGAACACTATAGATAAGATGTAGGACAACAGCAACATGCTCCTACGGCCGTACCTGAAAAATAGCACAGTTaaacatactaataaaatgtcactttggattaaagtgtctgccaaacaGCATTACATTGTAAACTGATTTAGTATTAAAAAGTCTTATAAAGTTTTACTTACTTGTCACTGATTATTCCAAAGAACACAGCTCCAACCATGACACCTACAAAAAATATGGTTCCTGATGCTTGTGCCAGTCCCCTGTTTTCACAAACTAAATCAAACTGAGAGAGAAAACAGAGAGTGAgtcagagagagaaagagacacaGTGGTTAAAGGAATGAGATTGGACTATTTGCAGCAATAATACTCCACCTGTGTGGCCAGAGTGCTGATGAATATACTGTTATCATACTTCCATCCATTCTGACACTGAACAACAGGAAGATCTTTGGTGCTGGATGAGTTTGACAGCAGGTGAAACTGAGGATGAGAGAACATGAGACAGGAAGCAGGAGTCCCATCATCCTGTGCTGGAATTCTGACAGTCAGTCTCTCCTCCTTAGTCAGATTCTCAAAGATGCCATGAGCATCCAAATGGCTGATGTCACAATGGTGAGACGGGATGGCAGCAATAAAGTTGTTCAGCAGGAAATGACACGGCAGTGTGAGGCGTGGTATGGTCAGTAACAAGACCAGTGCGATCTGGTATGACCCAAACCCATTTGCCTCTGCCAGAATGCTGTCAAAATTCATTTTGACCTGGAAAATCATTTTAATCCATTACTAAAATCAATCAGCAGATTTTTCATATTTAGGAGTCTTATGGGTATTTAAACACCAAGGTTGtgaattttatatattgtacAGATATATTGTACTCTGGCCCTACCTGCAACATTTAGGGTCTTCGTTCGTCTAAGTGATGTAATTTTTCTTTTGGTTTTGAAAACAATTCGCAGCAATGTATATAAAAACTAGAGCTGTCTGCGTTAACACAtgcaattaattaatttatcattGAAACACCTTTATATGCGTCAATTGTACAGTATAGCCTACGCAGAGATGTGAACCCTACACAGTAAAATACGGCGTAGTCTGAAGCGCACCTCTCTCAAAATGTAACAACGTAAATGTTGACAAAAAGTTGACGAGAAATatgtgattaatcacgattaatcacaAAAAGGATGATTAATCTGattctaaaaaatgtaaaaagccctaataaaaacaaaaactactttagtatttagtttaaattacaacatatataaacatatacactcacctaaaggattattaggaacaccatattaatattgtgtttgaccccctttagCCTTCAGAACTGCTTAATTCTATGtgccattgattcaacaaggtgctgaaagcattccttagaaatgttggcccatattgataagatagcatcttgcagttgatggagatttgtgggatgcacatccagggcacgaagctcccattccaccacatccctaagatgctctattgggttgagatctggtgagtgtgggggccattttagtacagtgaactcattgtcatgttatAGAAACcgatttgaaatgatttgatgagctttgtgacatggtgcattatcctgctggaagtagccatcagtggatgggtacatggtggtcctAAAGGAatagacatggtcagaaacaatgctcaggtaggctgtggcatttaaacattgcccagttggcactaaggggcctaaagtgtgccaagaaaacatcccccacaccattacaccaccaccaccagcctgcacagtggtaacaaggcatgatggattcaTGTTCTTATTCTGTTTAGGCCAAATTCTGACACTAATatttgaatgtctcaacagaaatcgagactcatcagaccaggcaacagttttccagtcttcaactgtccaattttggtaagcttgtgcaaattgtagtctctttttcctatttgtaatggagatgagtggtacccggtggggcttctgctgttgtagcccatccgcctcaaggttgtgcatgttgtggcttcacaaatgctttgctgcatacctcggttgtaacgagtggttattttatcatggttatagcttgaatcagtcagcccattctcctctgacctctagcatcaacaaggcatttcccCCCActggactgccgcatactgaatgtttttcccttttcacaccattctttgtaaaccctagaaatggttatgcatgaaaatcccagtaactgagcagattgtgaaatactcagactggcccgtcaggcaccaacaaccatgccacgctcaaaattgcttaaatcacctttctttcccattctgacattcagtttggagttcaggagattgtcttgaccagaaccacaccccttaatgcattgaagcaactgccatgtgattggttgattagttAATTGCAtgaatgagaaattgaacaggtgttcctaataatcctttaggtgagtgtaaatcTAAAATATAGATAACTAAACAACTAAATAGCTCATATTAACTGAATTACATTAACTAAAATTAATACATAAGACTAGTCATAAAATTACTGTTCAAGTTTCTATTTGCAACATGGGCCTTGATCACATAAAACATGAGaaaatactatagtaatttagtatttactatagtaaactgtaaaaACCTTACTATAGTAACTATTAAAGAATACTATGGTGATTGTACTATAGTATAACGttagtatactacagtatactacaatttactatattaaatagttaagtatactacagtatttggTCATGTGGGTGCACTCAAATTAGTGTGCTGTTATTGTCACCTCAGTGAACTTGGGGAACACTGTGTACCAGTATGAAATCTTTTCAAGTCCATTCCTTCACCCTACATTAGCCTCATAGCAGGCATTAGACCACAGGAGGTACAGTGCTCCGTTTGAAGACTATGAACAGCTGAGACACACACCAGCTGGACTTCACACAACCTctcttaaagaaaaacaccacagtttttcaatattttactatgttctttcctcatcttagacaaattaatacatacctatctttattcaatgcatgcatagtctttaaatagggaaaacatggaagtattTGTTGGCTTTTAAagtcatccctgtttggatcctaaggaatgaatgggactaggctaaatgctaatacatttacaacacactgtacaaagattaagtgcacgcattgaataaagataggtatgtattaattagtctaagttgaggtaagaacatagtaaaatattgaaaaatgatgGCGTTTTCCTTTATCTTATTTGTAATGTTGGATATGTTTTGAATAAGTATTTAAGTTCCATTGTTTCAATTATGTTGGCCACTATAATTGTGTATTACATTTTTGACTTCATTATTTTTGCTTACCCTTTCAGAATATCTTTATTTATCTTTCTAAGTGAAAATATTCTCACATGAACCAATACTTTGTTCAGCTGGACTACATAAAAATGTCAACATTACTGCAAAACGTTTTAAAAATCCCAATAggtttttaaaatcaaaattgtATTTGACATtggttaaagggataattcaccccaaaaatctgtcatctttttctcactctcatgtttttacaaacctgcataaatttctttgttctggtggctcatgattggtttggttacaaacattcttcaaaaagTCTTCCTAtgtgttcattagaacaaagacatttatacaggtttgtaacaacatgagagtgagtaaatgatgacataattatccctttaatgcattatgaactaacataaacaataaacaaatgcattggTATTGCTATTACTTATAATAAAGATTAATTCATAATAGGAAAATATATTGCACACTGTTAGTTCATGTAAGCTAATGCATAAACTATATGAATAGGTGCTCAAAATGTTCCTAAGCTATTACTGCAGTAccatttaaaaaggtcctaggtatatgtatgtatacttGGTATCATCAAAGAACCTTTGAGGTATTAATGTACCTGAAAGTATgctgtatactgtatatatttatatattaatatactgtatatatttatatattaatgtaCAAAGAGTTAATTTAAGTTCAACtgatataattatattaaaatttgatTATAAAACgtgcaaaaacaccaaatatTCCACATATTTTTCTGAATTCTacttttttctgtaaattgttttacctttttgtatatcatttttttttatctctACCATTTGTCCTAAAAAGTATTTTGTAATTTTGTAAGTTTGGggtttttttgtaataaaaacaaaataatttattcTGGTGTATTTTGTCTTTgattttttgtattattatagGGAAAGGACTCACCTAGATTCCAGTGTGCAGATGCTGAAGTGCTGTTATTAGGTATGAAAAGAGGAATGAAAGACAATCATAACCACGCATAAATAAAGCCTAAATTAAGCCCCTCCCTAAACATCCTTTCCCCTCTTTCTCTCACTCTCCCCCAtttaaagacagacagagatgcTACATCTTAAGTGCTATCTGGGTTAGCACAGTTTGTAACAGTTCTCATTTATAACAGCAAAAGAACTCAAAATTATATTGTTTGCTTATTGATGCTGATACTAGTATCCCATGATGTAATCATTTTCCTTATCATAGgtgtttttcataattttttagCCTTAATTTTGCACTCTTAACTccctacaaaaaatccactgtttcagtgttaatttttaacactatGGGTTTGGATGATTAATactgttaatttaacactggaggCTTTGCTTTGTTCTTAAACACGCAGAAAGGCTGTGGCAGTACTGGAATAAAACGTTCTGTCCAGAGTTTAGACTTAAAGCAGACGGGTGTTTCAAGTGTTATATTAGATTTAGTAAAAGAGTAACAAGTAAATCCAAACTATTGTTGCCCTTTATCTCTTAAACAGTTGGGACAATAAGAACAGGTGTTGAAAAGACATAATGTTCTGGTTCTTTTATTTTAACCAGTTGGTCCAAATCTAGCCACATTTATTATGGTTTGTAACTTAAATAACCACCTGCTGCACAGGTATAGGCGGTTTCatcagcaacaacataaacaaactgcTTGTGTGGACTAAAcgcaacttccggtaaacttccaATAGATTAtatctgataacaagcaaaataaataagtaaattagCTTCGTTCATATAGCACATCTAAACATGACACTGAGCTAACAACgttaaattaatgtatacaatgttagtcTCAGGTCCTTGAATTCTATGTAAAATTACagggaaaaaaattattttttgtatcATAGAAAATTTCGTTAATTTATTTTGTCCgttattttactgtatttttccgGAACCCCAGCTGCCGGAATTTTACCGTTTTTGTAcagaattattttttacaatgtggctgccaaacctctccacACAGTTGTGATCATTCCCATTTGTCTCCACTtgtctttagcaaaccaaaacattttgggccctattttaacaatctaagcgtaTTGTGCATGTCcaattccacttttgctaatttaacgacgggaaaaatggtttatgcgccaTGGTGCAcggcctaaaagggttgttcctattctcgtaatgagtaatggttGTGTTTtggggcgtaacgtgcaataaaccaatgagagtctcagctctcatccccttcaAAAGCCTGTTGCGCGCCTGGCGCATTTTTCTTGACattgaatatttttattaaaacctttaaaagccattttctttcagtcatagaagtaaaaatagcaggcttttaattgctgttaatgtattaatattctacataatcattgtaatttcataaaataatttgcaaatatgcaagaaaaggtttgtactctaaaaaaaatttatttgtaacaaacaaaagataaagaatttacaaacgtgcggagaggcGTTTCAAAACTCGGACAGcggcatgttttttttttaaagcattacttaaaatagTTTCTCATTTCACCacatccacaggtacagagtcatcatatacaataaattaatggggtagcatttaaaaaacatttaaaacatttgtttaaagcgaaatttgtttaatttcttagattttttatattttaaaacgtttatgtgctgctgcgcatccatgtgataaGCCAATTGACGTGCattcattaaataacaaaaacaatattgcgccattgactttagatcAGGTtatagttggtcaatggcatagtTCATTTTAGTtagcctcaaaatagcaacgcaacAACAATGCgcacaccttgttttcagaccagaacgcccatgggcgcaaatgcatttgctatttaaacaacgtggctaTTTAAACAAACgtaaaaatgataattgcgctgggttgaaactagcaaaagacacttgtgtTACGCATTGGGCCgtgtgtatgatagagcccctTATTTTCGAGGTATTTGTTttagagatcagtttagccactagccagaccaataCAGACAGGAAGTTCACTTGGGTTTAGTTGCGTAACTTAGACAACACACGTGCATCCAATGAAAAGATCTTGAAATGCACATGTTGAACCTTGAAGCAAATGGGCCCAACAAAATACAATATTAACATCCAATCCAAATGTGGGTGTCAGATTTGTCTCATAGCAAagaaaacaattacaaaaacaatgatGGAACGTCTGTTTATTGAATGACATTTATAATTTGTACTTTTAATTGTATATTTCAGAACGGTTGTTCTTTAGCACAAGTTAGTCAGTCATGATTCATTAAACTCACATTCATGCAAATTCTCTGTCTTCATGGGCACAAAGGAACGCATTAAAGAGAGATGACCAAAGATCCATCTTCGTCCTCCTTCCCTCTTTCGTTAAATTGTTGGTAATAAAAGCAGAGTTTTTAGGGTTTGTGACAGATGGAACATTCTGGGACATATATTGCAGAACGTATGTCCTGTTATTTCAACCGAACAACAGCATGCAGTGGTTCTGCAGTGGGAGTAGTCCAAAACTAAGCCTTTAAGTTCATAtgtgtgcacacacacatacacatatatatgtaGACCTCACAAATAACACTGGGTAGTGTGCACTAATGACATTTTTCAGCACGTGTTTCTGTTTCTTCAGGGATGTTCAGGTTCTATCCAAGCACAGGACAAATAAAACACCAATGACTAAAGCAGGCCTGTATAAACACTCACTCGTGAATAGCACCTTTTAGTAATTTAAACTCCATCAGATGGCCTACAACCATTTAAATACATGCTGTAGACATTCATTGTGACATGAGCAGCAGTACCGTAACATTACTTTCTACCTTACATTTACAAATTTCACACATGCTGCCTTTACACAGAGTATTGGTTCCCGCCAATTTGTTTTCAGATCACTGTAGCGTCTTGGTGTGTCTGTGCAAAATGTCTCTATTTCAGAGAAGACATCTCTATTCTCTTtgaccttctcttaaactttctTTGAACTCTAAATGTTGCATACAGATCAGAACAGTGCATTTTTAGATTGAAAAAATGCTATTAAGTAGTcctatattcattcattaatcTTTTTTGTAACCTTTGTTGTTTTtggaacaaaaatataaatttgtttTCAAATATACTGCTTATATTATCTACAGTTTTGCAAAAGAGAATAACAGAAAAGAATGAGCATATCTATGTGCATGCCATTAGAGCAGTGTTGGTCAGGGATTGGTTAACAAAGAGATTTAGCAGACAAGTGTGTCACCGACGGATTGACACATTCAGTAGACCATGGGAGGGGCCAAAATGAATTCATGATTGACATCACATTGTAGCAGCAAAGTTATG
This is a stretch of genomic DNA from Misgurnus anguillicaudatus chromosome 7, ASM2758022v2, whole genome shotgun sequence. It encodes these proteins:
- the LOC129418262 gene encoding solute carrier family 22 member 7; protein product: MNFDSILAEANGFGSYQIALVLLLTIPRLTLPCHFLLNNFIAAIPSHHCDISHLDAHGIFENLTKEERLTVRIPAQDDGTPASCLMFSHPQFHLLSNSSSTKDLPVVQCQNGWKYDNSIFISTLATQFDLVCENRGLAQASGTIFFVGVMVGAVFFGIISDKYGRRSMLLLSYILSIVFSAASAFSTTYIMFAVFRFFSGFALTGITNISVVLSIEWVDTKHRTFVAVFGSLAWAIGNMMLAGFAYMVTDWRMLIITITSPLLLAAATWWWIPESARWLIANNKPNTAYKYLEKCAKFNNKEDFTFRVKPESLLVTVDKPNRIYTYLDLIKTPKLRNLTLFTGIVWYGVSFTYYGISLNITGFGLGPFLTHFIYAAIEFPAKILTYFCLDKVGRRLCQAGSLILTGLCILINIMTPAEYWVFRTVIAVLGKGLSEVSFTTVFLYTAELYPTVLRQNGLGYTSFLARLGASVAPLIMLLDNIPEMIFCSFAIFAGVIALLLPETTNKRLPETIDDVERKFPTTFEKAAFEKTEKTEKPDISLKGSKQ